Proteins found in one Triticum urartu cultivar G1812 chromosome 4, Tu2.1, whole genome shotgun sequence genomic segment:
- the LOC125552228 gene encoding putative serine/threonine-protein kinase, whose amino-acid sequence MGSSASCLWSGSKSGPGPNGPAAAAASPRSGHVLSRSGRNIQVFSLKELKSATRNFHMTNCIGRGGFGPVYKGDLRDGTQVAIKRLSAESKQGTNEFLTEIDVISNVRHPNLVKLIGCCVEGNNRLLVYEYAENNSLSNALLGPKSRCIPLNWQTRAAICTGTASGLAFLHEEAQPRIVHRDIKASNILLDKTLAPKIGDFGLAKLFPDAITHISTRVAGTMGYLAPEYALLGQLTKKADIYSFGVLLLEVISGESSSKSTWGEDMHVLVEWTWKLREEERLLEIVDPDVEEYPEEQVLRFIKVALLCTQATAQQRPSMKQVVHMLANETEIDLQNAVPPGVLKEPRRKMGSLGDLALDTSSSQSTRANVAGSCTTQTRDMNSCNFSTTEVSPR is encoded by the exons ATGGGGAGCTCCGCCAGCTGCCTCTGGAGCGGCTCCAAGTCGGGGCCAGGTCCAAATGGTCCAGCGGCCGCGGCTGCGTCTCCTCGTTCTG GCCATGTATTATCAAGATCCGGACGAAATATACAAGTCTTCTCCCTAAAAGAGTTGAAATCTGCCACACGGAATTTTCACATGACGAACTGCATTGGCCGTGGGGGTTTTGGACCGGTTTATAAG GGAGACCTGAGAGATGGCACCCAAGTTGCAATTAAAAGGCTTTCAGCTGAATCAAAGCAAGGAACTAATGAGTTCTTGACAGAGATCGATGTCATATCAAATGTCAGGCACCCCAACCTTGTAAAGCTCATTGGTTGCTGTGTCGAAGGGAATAACAGATTATTGGTGTATGAATATGCGGAGAACAACAGTTTGTCAAATGCTTTGCTTG GACCAAAGAGTAGATGTATCCCTTTGAACTGGCAAACAAGAGCTGCCATTTGTACTGGAACTGCTTCTGGTCTTGCATTTCTTCACGAGGAAGCACAACCACGCATAGTCCACCGTGATATCAAGGCTAGCAACATCTTACTTGATAAGACGCTGGCTCCTAAAATTGGAGATTTTGGACTGGCCAAGCTTTTCCCTGATGCCATCACTCACATTAGCACGCGTGTTGCGGGAACCAT GGGTTACTTGGCTCCAGAGTATGCACTATTGGGACAGTTAACCAAGAAAGCAGACATATATAGTTTCGGGGTGCTGCTTCTTGAAGTTATAAGTGGTGAAAGCAGCAGCAAATCGACTTGGGGGGAAGATATGCATGTCCTTGTGGAATGG ACATGGAAGCTGCGAGAAGAAGAGAGGCTTTTGGAAATTGTAGATCCAGACGTGGAAGAATACCCAGAGGAGCAAGTACTTCGTTTCATCAAGGTGGCACTTCTGTGTACCCAAGCAACAGCACAGCAGAGGCCATCCATGAAGCAGGTGGTCCATATGCTAGCAAATGAAACAGAAATCGATCTTCAAAACGCCGTCCCACCGGGTGTGCTGAAAGAACCCCGTCGTAAAATGGGTAGTTTGGGGGATTTGGCTCTGGACACGTCCTCGAGTCAGAGCACCAGAGCCAACGTGGCTGGCTCCTGCACCACACAGACCAGAGACATGAACAGCTGTAATTTTAGCACAACGGAGGTTTCACCTAGGTGA
- the LOC125552229 gene encoding anthranilate synthase alpha subunit 2, chloroplastic — MESLAAATFSPSRLAAHPAPPAAAAAGRSRAVAAGGRRSSRRGSSGLRCSSASARASATPVINGSAAAKAEEEDRRRFFEAAARGTGKGNLVPVWECIVSDHLTPVLAYRCLVPEDDMDTPSFLFESVEQGLEGTTNVGRYSMVGAHPVMEVVAKENKVTIMDHEKAEVTEKIMDDPMQVPRSIMEGWHPQEIDQLPEAFSGGWVGFFSYDTVRYVEKKKIPFSGAPHDDRNLPDVHLGLYDDVLVFDNVEKKVYVIHWVSVDRHASTEEAYKDGRSRLKRLLSKVHNANVPKLSPGFVKLHTRQFGTPLNKSTMTSDEYKSAVMQAKEHILAGNIFQIVLSQRFERRTYATPFEVYRALRIVNPSPYMAYVQARGCILVASSPEILTKVEKGKVINRPLAGTTRRGKTEHEDKLQEEQLLSDQKQCAEHIMLVDLGRNDVGKVSKSGSVKVEKLMNIERYSHVMHISSTVSGELHDRLESWDALRAALPVGTVSGAPKVKAMELIDQLEVTRRGPYSGGLGGISFDGDMLIALALRTIVFSTAPSHNTMYSYKSSDRRREWVAHLQAGAGIVADSIPDDEQKECENKAAALARAIDLAESAFVDKE; from the exons ATGGAATCCCTAGCCGCCGCCACGTTCTCGCCCTCGCGCCTCGCCGCCCACCCCGCCCCGCccgcggctgcggcggcgggcaGATCGAGGGCGGTGGCGGCCGGAGGGAGGAGGAGCAGCAGGAGGGGGAGCAGCGGCCTGAGGTGCTCGTCGGCGAGCGCGAGGGCGAGCGCGACGCCGGTGATCAATGGGAGCGCCGCCGCGAAGGCGGAGGAGGAGGACCGGAGGCGCTtcttcgaggcggcggcgcgggggacCGGCAAGGGCAACCTGGTGCCCGTGTGGGAGTGCATCGTGTCAGACCACCTCACCCCCGTGCTCGCCTACCGCTGCCTCGTTCCCGAGGACGACATGGACACCCCCAGCTTCCTCTTCGAGTCCGTCGAGCAGGGGCTCGAGGGGACCACCAACGTT GGTCGTTACAGCATGGTGGGAGCCCACCCGGTGATGGAGGTCGTGGCCAAGGAGAACAAGGTCACCATCATGGACCACGAGAAGGCCGAGGTGACGGAGAAGATCATGGATGATCCTATGCAGGTTCCCAGGAGCATAATGGAGGGATGGCACCCGCAGGAGATCGACCAGCTCCCTGAGGCCTTCAGCG GTGGATGGGTTGGGTTCTTTTCCTATGATACAGTCCGCTATGTCGAAAAGAAGAAGATACCTTTCTCTGGTGCTCCCCACGATGATAGGAACCTTCCTGATGTTCACTTGGGGCTTTACGATGATGTTCTTGTCTTCGACAATGTTGAGAAG AAAGTATATGTCATCCATTGGGTAAGTGTGGACCGGCATGCATCCACCGAGGAAGCATACAAAGATGGCAGGTCCCGGTTGAAGCGGTTGCTTTCTAAAGTTCACAATGCAAATGT CCCCAAGCTCTCTCCAGGATTTGTGAAGCTGCATACTCGGCAGTTTGGTACTCCCTTGAACAAATCGACCATGACAAGTGATGAGTACAAGAGTGCTGTTATGCAGGCTAAGGAGCATATTCTGGCCGGTAATATTTTCCAGATTGTTTTAAGCCAGCGTTTTGAGAGGCGAACTTATGCCACTCCATTTGAGGTTTACCGAGCTTTACGAATTGTCAACCCAAGCCCATACATGGCATATGTGCAG GCAAGAGGTTGTATCCTGGTAGCATCTAGTCCTGAAATTCTTACAAAAGTCGAGAAG GGAAAGGTTATTAACCGGCCACTTGCTGGGACTACCCGAAGGGGCAAGACAGAGCATGAAGATAAATTGCAAGAGGAACAGCTATTAAGTGATCAAAAGCAATGTGCTGAACACATTATGCTTGTAGACTTGGGAAGGAATGATGTAGGCAAG GTATCCAAATCTGGGTCTGTAAAGGTGGAGAAGTTGATGAACATCGAGCGGTACTCCCATGTCATGCACATCAGCTCCACG GTCAGTGGAGAGTTACATGATCGTCTCGAAAGCTGGGATGCACTGCGAGCAGCATTGCCTGTTGGAACAGTCAGTGGGGCACCAAAG GTAAAAGCCATGGAACTAATAGATCAGTTGGAAGTCACAAGACGAGGACCATACAGTGGTGGCTTAGGAGGGATATCATTTGATGGTGACATGCTTATCGCTCTTGCTCTCCGCACCATTGTGTTCTCAACAGCTCCAAGCCACAATACGATGTACTCATACAAAAGCTCAGATAGGCGCCGAGAGTGGGTTGCTCATCTTCAGGCTGGTGCGGGCATTGTTGCTGATAGTATCCCAGACGATGAGCAAAAAGAATGTGAGAATAAGGCGGCTGCCCTAGCTCGGGCAATTGATCTTGCAGAGTCGGCTTTTGTAGACAAAGAATAG